In the genome of Panulirus ornatus isolate Po-2019 chromosome 31, ASM3632096v1, whole genome shotgun sequence, the window ggggTAGTATGTTATCTGTAATAGAAGTGAGGTTAGTTTGAAAATTAGAGAGATTAAATTTCAGTTCAAATTGTGTTTTTTAGCTGAAGAAGCAGAATTACTGGACATGGGAATAGCCGttacaaaaaaaattcatattttagATTTAATTAAACATTAACAGATGCTCCTCCTTTCTGAATATGATTAGTAAAGATAGAAAACATTGATGTTGAATGTAGGTTACTAACTATTGTGATACTGATGTGCTAGTAAAAACTGTTAATATGTTGTTACTTGCTCTGAACAAGGTCTTACTTTTTCTGTTTGAATTAAATAGAAGTATATGATGTTTGATTCATTTGAATATTTTAACTTGTAAAAAAGGACATTCACGTAATTATGAACATTGCATGACAGAAAATTGACAACTGTAGAACTTTCAAATATTTTAAGAATTTCAGGGTATCCAAATCATATATCCTTGTTAAAAAGGATTTTGTATACCTGGTTCTTAGTTTATTTCTACATTTGAAGAGGGTCCACTTGCTTTTGCCTCTCATAATATGATGGCTTTTGCTTGCATCTTTTTGATTTCTATGCCTTACCATGTGATACAATGGTAATGGCATTAATTTTGTTTCTTTAATGATTGTATTGTAAAGTTAGTTGTTGCAATACTTATTCAGATATTTTTATACTTTACAAATGCTGAAAAGGTACTTTTTCATGAAAACATATTTGAGAATTCAATTTGTGAGTAATTGTGTAGTACCGCAGTCACAATTTGCATGCCAAAATGATTTGTTGGTTATGTGTTATTGAGTAATTGGACCTTTAGCAGGAAAAGAATGCTTGTTGAATTAATTTCTTAATTTTTAACATTCATGTGTTTCATTTCGTGTTTTTATTAATTTAGATTACTAAGAGCAAAACAAACAGGAGGAGTTGGATTTGTAAACTCCTGGGGGTCGCCAGGGGTGCGACCACCTGTCAGTGTAGTTTACTAACGTACTAATGGATTATGGGTCGTGCAGATATTTGCCATTACTAATGCTTACTAATTATATTCAGAGCTGCAGGGTACATTCATTATGAATCTTATAATTTATGTCTGTGAGTTTAGTATGTTAAGTTGCTTTTATAGGCATTCTAGTGCTGAAAAGTTTGAGGGATTTTTTCATTATTCCTCTGTAAACTTAGCATTTTGAAAATAACCTAATTCTTTTGTTTTAATTACCTTCGTCTTAGATGAAAAAGTTTACTTAATTCAGAATGCTGGTTAAAATAGATTGTAGCTAATGAGATCCCAGGTTGTTACTGTAACAGACTTAATGTATAATTTGAAGTTATTATGGGGACCAACTTCATTGTATTCTTAGATTAAGTACCTGAAGTTACATCCTTTGAAACTTTTGATACTCATACAGGTATCTTTGCTTAGACAGATTCTTAATAATTAATTTTCCTTGCACAATAAACTTTAAGATTATTTTGCTCAGAGGTTGATGCTTTTGTTTTGCTCTTGGGGAGTAATACCTAGTCTGTTTTCTCTAAATTTTAGTTTTATTaaattaggatttttttttatatatagtatACTTAGAGAACTGGCATATCTTTTCTGGTGGAGGTCCCAAGATTCAACATGTTAACATGTTCTTTGAGGcttatgtattaaaaaaaatacttACATATAATAGGATATAAAAGTAATAACATAGTTATTATTGGTATGGCATTGTACCTGTAAGATAATGTGCTTTACAATGTTGTGTTTGTTAATTTGTAAGTATTGTCTGTGACTCATGCTTGAAACTACAGTATATTTTGTTGGGCAGTATTTTGAGTTTATAATGGAACTCTGTTTCATTTACTAGTCGTTAAAATGGAAAGCAGAAATCTTACATGATATAATCCCATATGCAGAGTTTCTTATTTCCCTTACACTTGTGTGCATAATTAAATGTACTTCATGTGAATATTGTCACAACCATTATttaattttttgataaattgtGTCAGGAGTGTAATTGTTGTTGCTAAAACAAAGTGCATTGATTGGTTGCATATGCATAATGAAAGTACTGACTTGTCAGTCATCATGTATACAGATCACAGGCTCCAGGTTTGCAGTGGATGTAGTGAGACCGAGTTCCTGCCAGTTTGAAAAGAACCTTCTGTGAAAAGAACCCTGCTCTAACTAATATTGTTCAGTGTTAAAACCTGAAATGCCAGTTAcacatttattcattttaatGACAAAATTCAGTTGAGTAAATGGGGTATATAAGAATTGATTTTCTCCTTGAGTGCCTTCCTGTTGTTAGTGGTACAAAGGTGAACTTGATAATCAAGGCTAAACTTTTGGTGTAAAAGATGATTGAATCTCTTCACACTTTTTACATGAGATTTACAAGCTTTGCATACTGTCAGTGTTAACGCAGTTGTTCTTAATAAAAATTCTAAATCCGTATTCACAATGAATTTCATTGTAAAGTTCAGATGATTTAAGATACTTTTGATATAGAGCTTTCCAGTTCAATTTTGGTGCTGTTATTTAAGTTTGAAAGACTGGTATGTAAACctcaatataaagaaatatacagTATTAGTTACTTCATGTTTAATGATGTGTAAGACGAGCTTGAACACATTCAAGCTAAATTGTGCAACTTTGTCAACTTTAGGCCTTATTGAACTTTCTGAGCATTAAAGTTTGATTGTTATTTTTAATATTTAGGCCCTACAGTTGTTACCAGTTTAATTGTGCTCATTATAGCTCCTCCAGTGCTGTTTTCTTTGATCTAGTCATAAGTTTTCATATATCACCCATTCACTGCTGGAAGTGGCATACAGGCTCTGTGGCAAGATTTGTACCTTAGAATATTCtcaattttttcttgattttaaacATAGATTTTCACAATTTGTTTAGAATAAGCCTTGTAGTTTATGAATCTGATGTTTCCTTTCTTTGATATAATGAAATAACGGAATGAAGGGTTCCTACATAGAATGGAAAGTAAATAtagcttttttttgttttagatatttatatattaatgataaattATGGATGGTTTACTTTCAAAATGGTGACTGCATATATCAGATACCAAAAAGTATAGTTTGTTGAATAAGCAAGattgaatatttttttatataagctTTAGGCTTAAATGATATTCTGTATCAACAAGGTATCTTCATTATTAGTTGTGGATATTTCATAAATGTCCAGTGCTTTGTAGGCTGTTCAGACTCCATTTCCAGTTTGGAAAATATGGTTGTACAATTTGCATTTCCATGTGATACAGCTCGTTTGGGATGATAGTAGTAATTTAGTATCTGAAAAATGGAAATATGTCCATTGACTTGATCTTGCTACTATTCACTGTAAGCCAAACCTGTGATACTTGTGCTTCATTTTGCATGTCACTGGAAGAACTATTTAAGTAATAATTAAAAATGAAAGCATGCCTGGAACCACCAGTTATATAGTTTGTGATGATGTCGTACTCACAAAGTAACAAAATTTCAGGGCCATATCTTTCAGGCTGTCAGACGTGCTGTAGATTTCTTCTTGATCCCTCAGTCAGAAGTTAGTGTTATCGTGAAAGTAATGAAGGAGTGTATTTTAGGTAAATAGCATCATTtatatttctcagaaaattaaattGTACAGTTTTTATTGCATTGCATAGTTTCAGTATCCTCATTTTGATCTTTTGAACCTTTTACTGCTCTGTACTTCCTGTGGAGGTCACAAGAAATTTTGCATTGTTCCATTCTGCATGTGTACTTTCATTTCTTGAATTGATTGCCGGTTCCTTGAGTGAAATATATAGCCATTAATTACTGTAGTAGCATCCCATGTATTGATACGAGGCACTACAGGCTGAAATATTTTCCTTGCACAAGTCACTGTACATGTCGTCAGGGAGGTCTGCATCCTCTGGTTATAGAATAATTTCTGAAGCTATAACACTTAAATAGATCATAAATAATGATTATGAAAACACTTTGTACTGTAATCATATTTATTTGTGACAAAAACACCTCCAAAAATACATCTCACTACTTATGCTTGAGAATACTACTAGAGTACCTCATATGCCAAGCATTGCAGATTAACATAAGGGGCCCATAGCAGACATAAGAGTTTCACATGTTTGAAGTGTACATAACTGTTTAAATATTTGTTCAAGGTAATGATAACCTTGagtgaaagatgagagtaaatatgcAAGGCTATTTGGATTAGCAGTGCAGAGATatgttagttggagtgtgaacTTGAATGGAGGTGGGGTGTTTCAAATTCGTGGGAGTGaatatgacagcaaatggaaccatggaagctgaagtgaaccacaAGGTTGATGAGGGTACTTAGGTTCTGGCTGCATTGTGGAGTGTATAGAAACAGATTTGTATCtttaaaagataaatgaatggTTCAGGGGCATTGCAAACTGAACATCTTTGTTTATCACGAGAGAAAATCACTGAAATggtcacagacatatacatttactctTCCTTTCAGGGGATAACAAGGTTAGAATAACTGTACAACATAAAACCATTAAAATTGAGTTTATTACATACTATATGGCATAGCTCAGTGTGGGAGAGAGATTGCCCCATCACTTCCCATTTAATTAGCTCCCAACAATGGTATACTTTGTGTGTGAGACAGATAAATTATGGAGAAATGTGCAAAGTTATGCATTGACAGTGATGAGTTGCAGTTGAAATACAAAGTTGGAACACAAATTATGTTTCTGAACAATACCCTTAAGAAAATCTAAAGACAATTAGTTTCATGAAAAACTTACCTGCAGTTTCATCCCTCTTAATTGTTGTTAGCCAATAATAGCCAAGATTTGTCATATCTATCAGTGGTTTGTTTGGAGTTTATCAACTGACATAACaatttgaagggaaataatatACAAGTATCTTAGTTTTTGGAGGAAGTCCATAGTAATTGTGGGTGATGGATTAATTGAAATTCTGCTATTCTTTTTATGGATCTTCCAATCTTCTTTCATGCTTTTTATACATTCTTTTCACTCTGACAATATAAGTAATAGAAGTAATTAGTCAAAAATACCTGATTTTAACAACTTTTATTATTTTCCATTCATAAATTCATTACAATAACAAATATGACTACAGTATATTCATTACAAAATTTTTAGTAAAAATACAAGTCTACTGAAGATACACTAATCTTAGTATAAATATgctgttttgaaatatttcacgTCTTGATGTTTGGAGGTATGATAATCTCAACACATAATTGCCTTTACTCTGATTTAATTTTTTTAGGAACTGGTTCCTCAGTTTGATCCTCCTTTATCTTCCCATCCTGTTGTTCCTGAAAAATGGTTTTGGGCTGATTTCTTGCATAAGCTGGAGTAACCCAGTAAGGATTTTCCTCAGCAGCCTTAGCATACTTCAAAAGTGCTTCCCTTGGATCCCCTTCTTCTCGTACCTTGTTGCGGAGACCCATGTTGCGAATGATATAAGATGACAGTGTTGATCCACCAGCTGAAACACGTCCTCCTGAACCCGCCTTGCCAACAGGTAGGTCTGGTTGGCGGGATTTAACTGGATCCTTTCTATCTCGTTCTTCTAATTTTCGGGTTGACTTGTGCCTTTCTTCACGGAACATTGGTAAAGCATGTGGAGTAATAATCTGCTGAGATACCACAACTTCAGCTTGTTTAGAACGTTTCTTATGTTTCCCTGCAACTAGGATTGCACCATTATGTGAAATCTTTGGTTCATACAGAAGACGTATTTTACCATCTCCACAGCCAAGCATAAACTGATTTAGTCTGGGGTGCCAAATTATTCTAATAATGTGGCTTGGTCCAACCTCAAGCTCTCTAACAATATCCCATGTGTTACGATTATACATTAATAATTTACCTGAAGATTCTCCTTTGTTTAAAGATGTTCCTGTCACTAATATTTGGTCACTGGGACTAAAGACACAGTTAGTCATGCCAAATCTATTGAAAAGTTCTTGAGCAGTATGTACTTCTTGCTTTGTATTGCGTATATCCCATAGTTTCAGAGTATCATCGCCTCCTCTTGTGGCAAAGCCTTTGTTGTCATAAGCAAATGTTAATCCAGAGGTATCGCTTCCCCTTGTGTGAGCACTCTTTATATTTATGGTTACATTAACAAAATTCTTGCGGTGATCCCACATTTGTATGGAACCATCATCACAAGCACATGCTACCAATAAACCATCTCTACTAAATGCACAAGTAGTTGGTACTGTCTTAAGGCCATTTGATGCTCGTGCTTTGATTACACTTTTCTGACACTCTGGTCGGCTTGTATGCCACAAACGACAAGTTCCATCTCTAGCAGATGTCAGAAATTCTTCTTTGTCCTTAGGATGCCAAGTACCACAAGTTAATCCTGCAATATGTCCCTTTGTTTTTGCCATATCATGCAAGTACATATCTCCCCTAACACACTCAAATAATTCTATGCCATCTCTATCATAAACTTTAGCCTGTGAGGAACCTGCCACCACCAAAACCTTGTCACCTGTACAGCTATATTCAACAACATTTACTGGATAGCCATCAGCTGGACAGAAGGATCTAAAGGCTTCTTTTGACTGGTCCATTCCCTGGAAATCCCAGTACCTTACATCATAATCTAAGCCCCCACTAACAAGTCTGGTACCAGAAGGGTCAACAGCCAATCCAGAAACTGCTTTAGTGCCATGTTCTAGGACTAACTCATGAGTAACTGGAAGTTGATTCTCTTCACTGTCACTTTCATCATCACTCTCTTCAACTGGCGTGGAAAAATCTATACTTGGAGGTGGTAGTGGTCCAATAAAGTCTTCCTCTTTATCACTTTCACTATGTGTTAAAGACTGTGAGGATAATGCTGATTTTTCTGATGCAGGTACATTAACAGACTTGCAATCATCCCCTGCTG includes:
- the LOC139758649 gene encoding WD repeat-containing protein 70 isoform X2 → MNRGKISFGKIGLSLGVAKPTDEPAVGTTSDSGEDHITSTHSGFGSFGKNQPEKNDKDDKDEMSFTMGFSGFGKKARDFDVDKLVEETRKSALDRNRENIEKMKLQSELDLSAGDDCKSVNVPASEKSALSSQSLTHSESDKEEDFIGPLPPPSIDFSTPVEESDDESDSEENQLPVTHELVLEHGTKAVSGLAVDPSGTRLVSGGLDYDVRYWDFQGMDQSKEAFRSFCPADGYPVNVVEYSCTGDKVLVVAGSSQAKVYDRDGIELFECVRGDMYLHDMAKTKGHIAGLTCGTWHPKDKEEFLTSARDGTCRLWHTSRPECQKSVIKARASNGLKTVPTTCAFSRDGLLVACACDDGSIQMWDHRKNFVNVTINIKSAHTRGSDTSGLTFAYDNKGFATRGGDDTLKLWDIRNTKQEVHTAQELFNRFGMTNCVFSPSDQILVTGTSLNKGESSGKLLMYNRNTWDIVRELEVGPSHIIRIIWHPRLNQFMLGCGDGKIRLLYEPKISHNGAILVAGKHKKRSKQAEVVVSQQIITPHALPMFREERHKSTRKLEERDRKDPVKSRQPDLPVGKAGSGGRVSAGGSTLSSYIIRNMGLRNKVREEGDPREALLKYAKAAEENPYWVTPAYARNQPKTIFQEQQDGKIKEDQTEEPVPKKIKSE
- the LOC139758649 gene encoding WD repeat-containing protein 70 isoform X1; translated protein: MLPNKMNRGKISFGKIGLSLGVAKPTDEPAVGTTSDSGEDHITSTHSGFGSFGKNQPEKNDKDDKDEMSFTMGFSGFGKKARDFDVDKLVEETRKSALDRNRENIEKMKLQSELDLSAGDDCKSVNVPASEKSALSSQSLTHSESDKEEDFIGPLPPPSIDFSTPVEESDDESDSEENQLPVTHELVLEHGTKAVSGLAVDPSGTRLVSGGLDYDVRYWDFQGMDQSKEAFRSFCPADGYPVNVVEYSCTGDKVLVVAGSSQAKVYDRDGIELFECVRGDMYLHDMAKTKGHIAGLTCGTWHPKDKEEFLTSARDGTCRLWHTSRPECQKSVIKARASNGLKTVPTTCAFSRDGLLVACACDDGSIQMWDHRKNFVNVTINIKSAHTRGSDTSGLTFAYDNKGFATRGGDDTLKLWDIRNTKQEVHTAQELFNRFGMTNCVFSPSDQILVTGTSLNKGESSGKLLMYNRNTWDIVRELEVGPSHIIRIIWHPRLNQFMLGCGDGKIRLLYEPKISHNGAILVAGKHKKRSKQAEVVVSQQIITPHALPMFREERHKSTRKLEERDRKDPVKSRQPDLPVGKAGSGGRVSAGGSTLSSYIIRNMGLRNKVREEGDPREALLKYAKAAEENPYWVTPAYARNQPKTIFQEQQDGKIKEDQTEEPVPKKIKSE